The following are from one region of the Gossypium hirsutum isolate 1008001.06 chromosome D03, Gossypium_hirsutum_v2.1, whole genome shotgun sequence genome:
- the LOC121215524 gene encoding DExH-box ATP-dependent RNA helicase DExH11 isoform X2 yields MKPIQAANGFSFRVGFSGYSGHLRVEPLYTEERDNPIKSLPDFVLPPAFPTETPESIEEHIKEKYLLPRLDEDAFSPEKAGKQWDFDWFARAKIPLEPSMPRAIMVPVWELPFRRCKEGSTEGKWEPNSMQVDVSDIIIGGETRGSFPRASNGAANDIVRGSINNRPFRPGGLEDQSLERIFPDGASNGEWVREVLNGGPAQTIPPGFKQGLKLGDLMSHPCSWNVYKDQSAPDDTSVGNLSELSVQFDDLFKKAWEEDVAELDKDESDSVKSEAEANQVDVLNTLDTGSSALDEILSVEAEKVDNGRDEGGQQQKEAWAVSGGSEWIADQFYELVPDMAIEFPFELDTFQKEAIYYLEKGESVFVAAHTSAGKTVVAEYAFALASKHCTRAVYTAPIKTISNQKYRDFCGKFDVGLLTGDVSLRPEASCLIMTTEILRSMLYRGADIIRDIEWVIFDEVHYVNDVERGVVWEEVIIMLPRHINIILLSATVPNTIEFADWIGRTKQKKIRVTGTTKRPVPLEHCLFYSGELYKICEGETFIPLGLKAAKDAYKKKNSSATSGGTGSYSGSSTVQDGARGQKREPFNRGKQNKHSGPQNFGNYTGTGWGNQSNGGGQNSWGSRRTTWLMLIDKLSKKSLLPAVIFGFSKNQCDKSADSISGTDLTSSSEKSEIRVFCDKAFSRLKGSDRNLPQVVRVQSLLCRGIGVHHAGLLPIVKEVVEMLFCRGVIKVLFSTETFAMGVNAPARTVVFDTLRKFDGKEFRPVLPGEYTQMAGRAGRRGLDKIGTVIVMCRDEIPGERDLEQVITGTPTKLESQFRLTYIMILHLLRVEELKVEDMLKRSFAEFHSQKKLPEQQQLLLRKLAQPKKTIECIKGEPAIEEYYEMRAEAKAHSEQISKAVMQTSAAQKFLTPGRVVVVKSQSAQDHLLGVVLKSSSANNKQYIVLLLKPDVPSMTQSPSDRSNLQDKKGADFDQGYVLPPKSKRGLEEDYRISAGPRKGSGIINITLPHHGAAAGVTFEVREAENTEFLCICTSKIKLDLPGLLEFVSNAAFSHTVQQLLKLKSNGNKYPPALDPKDLKLKDMDLVTAYDKWTHLLQKMSQNKCHECIKLEEHIKLAKEIKKYKEEVNALQFELSNEALLQMPEFQGRIDILKEIGYIDEDLVVQIKGRVACEMNSGEELICTECLFENQLDDLEPEEAVALMSAFVFQQKNTSEPSLTSKLSQAKQRLYDTAIRLGDLQAEFKLPITPEEYAQENLKFGLVEVVYEWAKGTPFADICELTDVPEGLIVRTIVRLDETCREFKTAAAIMGNSSLYKKMESASNAIKRDIVFAASLYITGV; encoded by the exons ATGAAACCGATCCAAGCAGCAAACGGGTTCAGTTTCCGAGTCGGATTCTCCGGCTACAGCGGCCACCTCAGAGTCGAGCCTCTCTACACCGAGGAGCGTGATAACCCTATCAAATCCCTCCCCGACTTTGTTCTT CCACCTGCGTTTCCGACGGAAACACCTGAATCGATTGAGGAGCACATAAAGGAGAAATATCTTTTGCCAAGATTAGACGAGGATGCTTTCTCTCCTGAAAAAGCTGGAAAGCAATGGGATTTTGACTGGTTTGCCAGGGCAAAAATACCATTGGAGCCATCAATGCCAAGAGCTATAATGGTTCCAGTTTGGGAATTACCTTTTAGACGGTGTAAGGAGGGATCAACTGAAGGAAAGTGGGAGCCTAATTCAATGCAG GTGGACGTATCAGACATAATAATTGGAGGTGAAACTCGTGGCTCTTTTCCACGAGCGTCTAATGGTGCAGCCAATGATATTGTGAGAGGAAGCATTAATAACCGCCCTTTTCGTCCAGGAGGCTTGGAGGATCAATCTTTAGAGAGGATATTTCCTGATGGTGCATCTAATGGTGAGTGGGTTCGTGAGGTGCTAAATGGTGGTCCTGCTCAGACAATTCCTCCAGGCTTTAAGCAAGGGTTAAAACTTGGTGATCTTATG TCACATCCTTGCTCATGGAATGTTTACAAGGACCAAAGTGCACCTGATGACACATCAGTTGGAAATTTG AGTGAGTTGTCTGTACAATTTGATGACTTGTTCAAGAAAGCTTGGGAAGAGGATGTTGCAGAACTTGACAAAGATG AATCAGATTCTGTTAAGTCAGAAGCTGAAGCAAACCAAGTTGATGTTCTCAACACTCTTGATACTGGATCATCTGCTTTGGATGAGATTTTGTCAGTTGAAGCTGAAAAAGTAGATAATGGCAGGGATGAGGGTGGTCAGCAACAAAAGGAG GCTTGGGCTGTTAGTGGAGGTAGTGAGTGGATTGCTGATCAGTTTTATGAACTAGTTCCTGACATGGCAATTGAGTTTCCTTTTGAGTTGGATACATTCCAGAAGGAG GCTATTTATTATCTGGAAAAGGGGGAATCTGTTTTTGTGGCGGCACATACATCTGCTGGAAAGACAGTTGTAGCGGAATATGCATTTGCTTTGGCATCAAAA CATTGCACTAGAGCTGTGTATACTGCTCCAATTAAAACAATCAGCAACCAGAAGTATAGAGATTTCTGTGGGAAGTTTGATGTTGGCCTTCTCACAGGTGATGTTAGTTTGAGACCAGAGGCTTCTTGTCTCATCATGACAACTGAAATATTAAGGTCAATGCTTTATCGAGGTGCAGATATTATTCGCGATATTGAATGG GTTATATTTGATGAGGTGCACTATGTGAATGATGTTGAAAGAGGAGTGGTTTGGGAAGAAGTCATAATCATGCTTCCAAGGCATATTAATATCATCCTTCTTTCAGCCACG GTGCCTAATACAATTGAGTTTGCTGATTGGATTGGTCGCACAAAGCAAAAGAAAATTCGTGTCACTGG AACAACAAAAAGACCAGTCCCACTGGAGCATTGCCTGTTTTATTCCGGAGAACTTTACAAAATATGTGAGGGAGAAACTTTTATACCTCTGGGACTAAAGGCTGCTAAAGATGCTTACAAGAAAAAGAATTCCAGTGCAACTAGTGGTGGGACTGGTTCATATAGTGGATCGTCTACAGTTCAGGATGGGGCTAGAGGTCAGAAACGTGAACCTTTTAACCGAGGGAAACAAAATAAGCATTCTGGTCCCCAAAATTTTGGGAATTATACTGGAACTGGTTGGGGGAATCAAAGTAATGGAGGTGGCCAGAATAGTTGGGGCTCTAGGAGAACAACTTGGTTGATGCTTATTGACAAGCTTTCAAAGAAGTCACTATTACCT GCGGTTATATTTGGTTTCTCAAAGAATCAATGTGATAAATCTGCTGACAGCATCTCAGGAACTGACCTCACTAGTAGTTCTGAGAAAAGTGAGATTCGAGTATTTTGTGATAAAGCTTTTTCACGGCTGAAGGGATCTGATCGTAACTTGCCTCAG GTTGTCAGAGTTCAGAGCCTTCTTTGCAGGGGAATTGGCGTACATCATGCAGGTTTGCTTCCAATTGTTAAGGAAGTTGTTGAGATGCTCTTCTGTCGAGGTGTGATTAAG GTTTTGTTTTCAACAGAGACATTTGCAATGGGGGTTAATGCTCCAGCCAGAACG GTTGTATTTGATACATTAAGGAAGTTTGATGGCAAGGAATTTAGACCGGTGCTTCCTGGGGAATACACTCAAATGGCAGGTCGTGCTGGCAGAAGAGGACTTGATAAAATTGGTACAGTTATTGTGATGTGTCGTGATGAAATCCCTGGAGAGCGTGATTTGGAACAAGTTATAACTGGAACTCCAACTAAGCTTGAATCTCAATTCCGATTGACATACATCATGATCCTGCATCTCCTTCGTGTCGAAGAACTGAAG GTAGAGGACATGTTGAAACGAAGTTTTGCTGAATTTCATTCTCAGAAGAAACTTCCAGAGCAACAGCAACTACTATTGCGGAAGCTTGCACAGCCAAAGAAAACTATAGA ATGTATTAAAGGTGAACCAGCAATTGAAGAGTACTATGAGATGCGTGCTGAAGCTAAGGCACACAGTGAACAGATATCAAAAGCTGTCATGCAGACTTCTGCAGCACAAAAATTTCTTACCCCAGGGAGAGTGGTTGTGGTCAAATCTCAGTCA GCGCAGGACCATTTACTAGGAGTTGTCCTGAAATCATCTTCTGCCAATAACAAACAATATATTGTGCTACTTCTTAAACCTGATGTGCCATCAATGACTCAAAGTCCCTCAGACAGAAGTAACTTGCAAGACAAGAAAGGTGCCGACTTCGATCAAGGTTATGTGCTGCCACCAAAATCCAAGCGTGGTCTTGAAGAAGATTACCGCATATCTGCTGGTCCACGTAAAGGGTCAGGTATCATCAACATAACACTGCCACACCATGGTGCTGCTGCAGGAGTGACTTTTGAGGTCAGAGAAGCTGAAAATACAGAATTCTTATGTATATGCACTAGCAAGATAAAATTGGACCTACCTGGACTTCTTGAATTTGTTAGCAATGCAGCTTTCTCCCACACAGTTCAGCAGCTCTTGAAATTGAAGTCTAATGGAAACAAATATCCTCCTGCCTTAGATCCAAAAG ATCTAAAATTGAAAGACATGGATCTCGTTACAGCATACGACAAATGGACCCATCTACTGCAGAAAATGTCACAGAacaaatgccatgaatgtataaagTTGGAGGAGCATATTAAGTTAGCCAAAGAAATTAAGAAGTATAAAGAGGAAGTTAATGCTCTTCAATTTGAACTATCTAACGAAGCACTCCTACAGATGCCAGAATTTCAGGGCCGG ATTGATATTCTGAAAGAAATTGGTTATATAGATGAAGACCTTGTGGTTCAAATAAAAGGTCGTGTTGCCTGTGAGATGAATTCAGGGGAGGAATTGATATGCACAGAATGTTTATTTGAGAATCAACTCGATGACCTTGAACCCGAAGAGGCAGTGGCTTTAATGTCTGCCTTCGTGTTTCAGCAAAAGAACACTT
- the LOC121215524 gene encoding DExH-box ATP-dependent RNA helicase DExH11 isoform X1 translates to MKPIQAANGFSFRVGFSGYSGHLRVEPLYTEERDNPIKSLPDFVLPPAFPTETPESIEEHIKEKYLLPRLDEDAFSPEKAGKQWDFDWFARAKIPLEPSMPRAIMVPVWELPFRRCKEGSTEGKWEPNSMQVDVSDIIIGGETRGSFPRASNGAANDIVRGSINNRPFRPGGLEDQSLERIFPDGASNGEWVREVLNGGPAQTIPPGFKQGLKLGDLMSHPCSWNVYKDQSAPDDTSVGNLSELSVQFDDLFKKAWEEDVAELDKDEGHSTESDSVKSEAEANQVDVLNTLDTGSSALDEILSVEAEKVDNGRDEGGQQQKEAWAVSGGSEWIADQFYELVPDMAIEFPFELDTFQKEAIYYLEKGESVFVAAHTSAGKTVVAEYAFALASKHCTRAVYTAPIKTISNQKYRDFCGKFDVGLLTGDVSLRPEASCLIMTTEILRSMLYRGADIIRDIEWVIFDEVHYVNDVERGVVWEEVIIMLPRHINIILLSATVPNTIEFADWIGRTKQKKIRVTGTTKRPVPLEHCLFYSGELYKICEGETFIPLGLKAAKDAYKKKNSSATSGGTGSYSGSSTVQDGARGQKREPFNRGKQNKHSGPQNFGNYTGTGWGNQSNGGGQNSWGSRRTTWLMLIDKLSKKSLLPAVIFGFSKNQCDKSADSISGTDLTSSSEKSEIRVFCDKAFSRLKGSDRNLPQVVRVQSLLCRGIGVHHAGLLPIVKEVVEMLFCRGVIKVLFSTETFAMGVNAPARTVVFDTLRKFDGKEFRPVLPGEYTQMAGRAGRRGLDKIGTVIVMCRDEIPGERDLEQVITGTPTKLESQFRLTYIMILHLLRVEELKVEDMLKRSFAEFHSQKKLPEQQQLLLRKLAQPKKTIECIKGEPAIEEYYEMRAEAKAHSEQISKAVMQTSAAQKFLTPGRVVVVKSQSAQDHLLGVVLKSSSANNKQYIVLLLKPDVPSMTQSPSDRSNLQDKKGADFDQGYVLPPKSKRGLEEDYRISAGPRKGSGIINITLPHHGAAAGVTFEVREAENTEFLCICTSKIKLDLPGLLEFVSNAAFSHTVQQLLKLKSNGNKYPPALDPKDLKLKDMDLVTAYDKWTHLLQKMSQNKCHECIKLEEHIKLAKEIKKYKEEVNALQFELSNEALLQMPEFQGRIDILKEIGYIDEDLVVQIKGRVACEMNSGEELICTECLFENQLDDLEPEEAVALMSAFVFQQKNTSEPSLTSKLSQAKQRLYDTAIRLGDLQAEFKLPITPEEYAQENLKFGLVEVVYEWAKGTPFADICELTDVPEGLIVRTIVRLDETCREFKTAAAIMGNSSLYKKMESASNAIKRDIVFAASLYITGV, encoded by the exons ATGAAACCGATCCAAGCAGCAAACGGGTTCAGTTTCCGAGTCGGATTCTCCGGCTACAGCGGCCACCTCAGAGTCGAGCCTCTCTACACCGAGGAGCGTGATAACCCTATCAAATCCCTCCCCGACTTTGTTCTT CCACCTGCGTTTCCGACGGAAACACCTGAATCGATTGAGGAGCACATAAAGGAGAAATATCTTTTGCCAAGATTAGACGAGGATGCTTTCTCTCCTGAAAAAGCTGGAAAGCAATGGGATTTTGACTGGTTTGCCAGGGCAAAAATACCATTGGAGCCATCAATGCCAAGAGCTATAATGGTTCCAGTTTGGGAATTACCTTTTAGACGGTGTAAGGAGGGATCAACTGAAGGAAAGTGGGAGCCTAATTCAATGCAG GTGGACGTATCAGACATAATAATTGGAGGTGAAACTCGTGGCTCTTTTCCACGAGCGTCTAATGGTGCAGCCAATGATATTGTGAGAGGAAGCATTAATAACCGCCCTTTTCGTCCAGGAGGCTTGGAGGATCAATCTTTAGAGAGGATATTTCCTGATGGTGCATCTAATGGTGAGTGGGTTCGTGAGGTGCTAAATGGTGGTCCTGCTCAGACAATTCCTCCAGGCTTTAAGCAAGGGTTAAAACTTGGTGATCTTATG TCACATCCTTGCTCATGGAATGTTTACAAGGACCAAAGTGCACCTGATGACACATCAGTTGGAAATTTG AGTGAGTTGTCTGTACAATTTGATGACTTGTTCAAGAAAGCTTGGGAAGAGGATGTTGCAGAACTTGACAAAGATG AAGGGCATTCAACAGAATCAGATTCTGTTAAGTCAGAAGCTGAAGCAAACCAAGTTGATGTTCTCAACACTCTTGATACTGGATCATCTGCTTTGGATGAGATTTTGTCAGTTGAAGCTGAAAAAGTAGATAATGGCAGGGATGAGGGTGGTCAGCAACAAAAGGAG GCTTGGGCTGTTAGTGGAGGTAGTGAGTGGATTGCTGATCAGTTTTATGAACTAGTTCCTGACATGGCAATTGAGTTTCCTTTTGAGTTGGATACATTCCAGAAGGAG GCTATTTATTATCTGGAAAAGGGGGAATCTGTTTTTGTGGCGGCACATACATCTGCTGGAAAGACAGTTGTAGCGGAATATGCATTTGCTTTGGCATCAAAA CATTGCACTAGAGCTGTGTATACTGCTCCAATTAAAACAATCAGCAACCAGAAGTATAGAGATTTCTGTGGGAAGTTTGATGTTGGCCTTCTCACAGGTGATGTTAGTTTGAGACCAGAGGCTTCTTGTCTCATCATGACAACTGAAATATTAAGGTCAATGCTTTATCGAGGTGCAGATATTATTCGCGATATTGAATGG GTTATATTTGATGAGGTGCACTATGTGAATGATGTTGAAAGAGGAGTGGTTTGGGAAGAAGTCATAATCATGCTTCCAAGGCATATTAATATCATCCTTCTTTCAGCCACG GTGCCTAATACAATTGAGTTTGCTGATTGGATTGGTCGCACAAAGCAAAAGAAAATTCGTGTCACTGG AACAACAAAAAGACCAGTCCCACTGGAGCATTGCCTGTTTTATTCCGGAGAACTTTACAAAATATGTGAGGGAGAAACTTTTATACCTCTGGGACTAAAGGCTGCTAAAGATGCTTACAAGAAAAAGAATTCCAGTGCAACTAGTGGTGGGACTGGTTCATATAGTGGATCGTCTACAGTTCAGGATGGGGCTAGAGGTCAGAAACGTGAACCTTTTAACCGAGGGAAACAAAATAAGCATTCTGGTCCCCAAAATTTTGGGAATTATACTGGAACTGGTTGGGGGAATCAAAGTAATGGAGGTGGCCAGAATAGTTGGGGCTCTAGGAGAACAACTTGGTTGATGCTTATTGACAAGCTTTCAAAGAAGTCACTATTACCT GCGGTTATATTTGGTTTCTCAAAGAATCAATGTGATAAATCTGCTGACAGCATCTCAGGAACTGACCTCACTAGTAGTTCTGAGAAAAGTGAGATTCGAGTATTTTGTGATAAAGCTTTTTCACGGCTGAAGGGATCTGATCGTAACTTGCCTCAG GTTGTCAGAGTTCAGAGCCTTCTTTGCAGGGGAATTGGCGTACATCATGCAGGTTTGCTTCCAATTGTTAAGGAAGTTGTTGAGATGCTCTTCTGTCGAGGTGTGATTAAG GTTTTGTTTTCAACAGAGACATTTGCAATGGGGGTTAATGCTCCAGCCAGAACG GTTGTATTTGATACATTAAGGAAGTTTGATGGCAAGGAATTTAGACCGGTGCTTCCTGGGGAATACACTCAAATGGCAGGTCGTGCTGGCAGAAGAGGACTTGATAAAATTGGTACAGTTATTGTGATGTGTCGTGATGAAATCCCTGGAGAGCGTGATTTGGAACAAGTTATAACTGGAACTCCAACTAAGCTTGAATCTCAATTCCGATTGACATACATCATGATCCTGCATCTCCTTCGTGTCGAAGAACTGAAG GTAGAGGACATGTTGAAACGAAGTTTTGCTGAATTTCATTCTCAGAAGAAACTTCCAGAGCAACAGCAACTACTATTGCGGAAGCTTGCACAGCCAAAGAAAACTATAGA ATGTATTAAAGGTGAACCAGCAATTGAAGAGTACTATGAGATGCGTGCTGAAGCTAAGGCACACAGTGAACAGATATCAAAAGCTGTCATGCAGACTTCTGCAGCACAAAAATTTCTTACCCCAGGGAGAGTGGTTGTGGTCAAATCTCAGTCA GCGCAGGACCATTTACTAGGAGTTGTCCTGAAATCATCTTCTGCCAATAACAAACAATATATTGTGCTACTTCTTAAACCTGATGTGCCATCAATGACTCAAAGTCCCTCAGACAGAAGTAACTTGCAAGACAAGAAAGGTGCCGACTTCGATCAAGGTTATGTGCTGCCACCAAAATCCAAGCGTGGTCTTGAAGAAGATTACCGCATATCTGCTGGTCCACGTAAAGGGTCAGGTATCATCAACATAACACTGCCACACCATGGTGCTGCTGCAGGAGTGACTTTTGAGGTCAGAGAAGCTGAAAATACAGAATTCTTATGTATATGCACTAGCAAGATAAAATTGGACCTACCTGGACTTCTTGAATTTGTTAGCAATGCAGCTTTCTCCCACACAGTTCAGCAGCTCTTGAAATTGAAGTCTAATGGAAACAAATATCCTCCTGCCTTAGATCCAAAAG ATCTAAAATTGAAAGACATGGATCTCGTTACAGCATACGACAAATGGACCCATCTACTGCAGAAAATGTCACAGAacaaatgccatgaatgtataaagTTGGAGGAGCATATTAAGTTAGCCAAAGAAATTAAGAAGTATAAAGAGGAAGTTAATGCTCTTCAATTTGAACTATCTAACGAAGCACTCCTACAGATGCCAGAATTTCAGGGCCGG ATTGATATTCTGAAAGAAATTGGTTATATAGATGAAGACCTTGTGGTTCAAATAAAAGGTCGTGTTGCCTGTGAGATGAATTCAGGGGAGGAATTGATATGCACAGAATGTTTATTTGAGAATCAACTCGATGACCTTGAACCCGAAGAGGCAGTGGCTTTAATGTCTGCCTTCGTGTTTCAGCAAAAGAACACTT